The following are encoded together in the Thalassomonas haliotis genome:
- a CDS encoding response regulator has translation MRNINFLVVDDCPTVRKIMHKALRHKLGAERIFDACDGKDAINVLATEKIDIIISDWEMPKMSGEELLLTIRKTPKYQDMPFIMMTTHGERSFVLRAIQNGANHYLTKPFSSEKLEEAIRKSWHGSDRRECARHACLPMHKLTLNSGQGALTAEALNISQTGILIRLPYNDNIRLFGEFTLNIEFEDVELLDVEFKSLTGRIVRINEADSYDNHKLVCEVGLNFDLEKTGKVANGQLNNLLKYLSTFGQEVIANAS, from the coding sequence GTGAGAAATATCAACTTTCTGGTGGTCGATGACTGCCCGACAGTGCGAAAAATAATGCATAAAGCACTCAGGCATAAATTGGGTGCAGAAAGGATATTTGACGCTTGTGATGGTAAGGACGCCATCAATGTTCTGGCCACAGAAAAAATCGATATCATTATTTCCGACTGGGAAATGCCGAAAATGAGTGGCGAAGAGTTATTGTTAACCATAAGAAAAACGCCAAAATATCAGGATATGCCCTTTATTATGATGACCACCCACGGCGAAAGAAGCTTTGTATTGCGGGCGATACAAAACGGCGCCAATCATTACCTGACCAAACCCTTTTCTTCGGAAAAACTGGAAGAGGCGATCAGAAAATCCTGGCATGGCAGCGACCGGCGCGAATGTGCCCGCCACGCCTGCCTGCCTATGCACAAGTTAACCTTAAACTCTGGTCAAGGCGCTTTAACCGCTGAAGCCCTGAATATCAGCCAAACCGGTATCCTGATACGGCTTCCCTACAATGACAATATCCGCTTATTTGGTGAGTTTACCCTTAATATTGAGTTTGAAGACGTGGAGTTGCTTGATGTTGAATTCAAATCCTTGACGGGACGCATCGTCAGGATCAATGAAGCCGACTCTTATGATAACCATAAGCTTGTCTGTGAAGTCGGCCTGAACTTTGATCTTGAGAAAACCGGTAAGGTCGCCAACGGGCAACTTAATAACTTATTGAAATACCTGTCAACTTTTGGCCAGGAAGTTATTGCCAACGCCAGCTAA
- a CDS encoding GGDEF domain-containing protein — MDMNKKPDTNALNEQDFLLNYNNSQQDAKRSAIILTLVVIFIFMIWDLLFLGWQHPATANILWSRAVLTLPPLAWLYYCCYSDEFIKKFDFWCFITAFFIGISILYNIYQYSQIGHHLRVDGLLLYTFVLYIIPGFFQKHKTWCGTLISLGYLLLAYSLQWPDEKLVYGAVYLGIFNLAGSWHSWNNDRKTKNDYFSHSLLKKLALTDQLTGLYNRHGFDEKLNQLMAKADDSGGLLALIILDIDYFKRYNDSLGHLVGDQCLMAVSADLLAQRRNENDLVVRFGGEEFLMVFYQQDGDLETLNRHIREICPAIAALNIPHPSSDIADIVTASAGASIYRAKSATQRTQLMLAADSALYRAKQAGRNQTRISGDH; from the coding sequence ATGGACATGAATAAGAAACCTGATACAAATGCTCTGAATGAGCAGGATTTTTTACTTAATTATAATAACAGCCAGCAAGATGCTAAACGTTCAGCCATCATATTGACTCTTGTTGTTATCTTCATCTTTATGATTTGGGATCTGCTGTTTCTCGGCTGGCAACATCCGGCTACCGCTAATATTTTATGGTCCCGGGCAGTTTTAACCCTGCCTCCGTTAGCCTGGCTCTATTATTGCTGTTACTCTGATGAGTTTATTAAAAAATTCGACTTCTGGTGTTTTATCACCGCCTTTTTTATCGGCATAAGTATTCTCTATAATATCTACCAGTACAGCCAAATCGGCCATCACCTCAGGGTTGACGGCTTATTGCTGTATACCTTTGTCCTCTACATCATCCCCGGCTTCTTCCAAAAGCATAAAACCTGGTGCGGCACCCTGATATCCCTGGGTTATCTGCTGCTGGCCTATAGCCTGCAATGGCCGGATGAGAAACTGGTTTATGGCGCCGTCTACCTGGGCATTTTTAATCTCGCCGGCAGCTGGCACAGCTGGAATAATGATCGTAAAACGAAAAATGATTACTTTAGCCATTCCCTGCTGAAAAAATTAGCCTTGACGGATCAGCTCACCGGACTCTATAACCGCCACGGTTTCGATGAAAAGCTCAACCAGTTAATGGCAAAAGCCGACGATAGCGGCGGCTTGTTAGCCCTGATCATACTCGACATAGACTATTTCAAACGTTATAACGACAGCCTGGGGCACCTGGTGGGAGATCAATGCCTGATGGCGGTATCAGCTGATTTACTGGCCCAGAGAAGAAATGAAAATGATCTGGTGGTACGCTTTGGCGGAGAAGAGTTCCTGATGGTCTTTTACCAGCAAGACGGAGATCTTGAGACCCTCAACCGGCATATCAGGGAAATCTGTCCGGCAATAGCCGCACTGAATATTCCGCACCCGTCATCGGATATTGCCGATATAGTCACAGCCAGCGCGGGCGCCAGCATTTACCGGGCTAAATCAGCGACCCAAAGAACCCAGCTGATGCTGGCTGCCGACAGTGCCCTTTACCGGGCAAAGCAAGCGGGACGCAACCAAACAAGAATATCAGGAGATCATTAA
- a CDS encoding methyl-accepting chemotaxis protein, translating to MSLQLSIAKKIHAVLVGIALVFLSVTIFFFYHDEKDLAAGFVTQNLESTALNYFDSVNIMMLTGTIANRKIIQDKILTQEGIVEARIIRAPKVVEMFGEGFSDQSATTEFERKGLAGEKAFNSIERDGKAMMEFIMPMRASENYRGTNCLACHQAKEDEILGAVKLTYDLSKVEEDITESIIHAALIQLVITIAGFALLSFALTRLVLFRLKRLCKTIKSVENNLDLNQDIKVHYPDELGAVSQALNSMMAKFKESFLAISEANQQLIDSATQVDEISTLTREAVLSQKNGTDSVAAAINELDASANEVQQNTQSAADKSVSANERASQGLQLVTAASAGINQLRDQVQDNTRMITELNDKTKEVGTVLDVITGIAEQTNLLALNAAIEAARAGEQGRGFAVVADEVRSLALRTRESTEQIKATLDGLQRESGNAVTSMNEVSELAHEKAEDVINVADLLNEITGEIKELDDLNCQIASAAQQQNVAADEINVNVVHISDVAEQSSEDAIRGKQVSEHLLELAYALNKQLSKFKL from the coding sequence ATGTCTCTGCAGTTATCTATAGCTAAAAAAATTCATGCGGTATTGGTTGGTATTGCTCTGGTCTTTTTAAGTGTGACCATTTTTTTCTTTTACCATGATGAAAAAGACTTAGCGGCAGGTTTTGTGACCCAAAACCTGGAAAGTACGGCGCTGAATTATTTCGATTCCGTTAATATCATGATGTTAACCGGGACAATTGCCAACCGAAAAATCATCCAGGATAAAATTCTTACCCAGGAAGGCATAGTGGAAGCACGCATTATCCGGGCCCCTAAAGTGGTGGAAATGTTTGGCGAAGGATTTAGCGATCAAAGCGCCACCACAGAATTTGAACGTAAAGGCCTGGCGGGGGAAAAGGCCTTCAATTCGATTGAGCGCGACGGCAAGGCGATGATGGAGTTTATTATGCCAATGCGCGCCAGTGAAAACTATCGCGGCACCAACTGTTTAGCTTGTCACCAGGCTAAGGAAGATGAAATTCTGGGGGCGGTAAAACTCACTTATGACTTGTCTAAAGTAGAAGAAGATATTACCGAATCAATCATACATGCGGCTTTGATACAGCTGGTCATTACCATTGCCGGTTTTGCCTTACTCAGTTTTGCCTTGACCCGCCTGGTATTGTTCCGCTTGAAGCGTTTGTGTAAGACCATTAAAAGTGTCGAGAATAATCTTGATTTAAATCAGGATATTAAAGTCCACTATCCGGATGAACTCGGGGCGGTCAGCCAGGCGCTGAACAGTATGATGGCTAAGTTTAAGGAAAGCTTCTTAGCAATATCTGAAGCTAATCAACAGCTTATCGACTCGGCGACCCAAGTGGATGAGATTTCCACTTTGACCCGGGAGGCGGTATTAAGCCAGAAAAATGGTACCGATTCCGTGGCGGCGGCCATTAATGAGCTGGATGCTTCCGCCAATGAAGTACAGCAAAATACCCAAAGCGCCGCCGACAAGTCGGTATCGGCCAACGAAAGGGCATCACAAGGCTTGCAGCTGGTTACTGCCGCCAGTGCCGGTATCAACCAGTTAAGGGATCAGGTCCAGGATAATACCCGGATGATCACCGAATTAAATGATAAAACCAAAGAAGTGGGCACGGTACTGGATGTGATCACCGGCATCGCCGAGCAAACCAATTTGCTGGCATTAAATGCGGCGATAGAAGCGGCCAGGGCCGGTGAACAGGGGCGCGGTTTTGCCGTGGTTGCCGATGAAGTGCGCTCACTGGCGCTGCGCACCCGGGAATCAACCGAGCAAATCAAGGCAACCCTGGACGGCTTGCAGCGGGAGTCGGGCAATGCCGTAACTTCTATGAACGAAGTGAGCGAACTGGCCCATGAAAAAGCGGAAGATGTGATTAATGTTGCCGACTTGCTCAATGAAATCACCGGGGAAATCAAAGAGCTGGATGATTTAAACTGTCAGATTGCCAGCGCCGCCCAGCAGCAAAATGTTGCCGCCGATGAGATTAATGTCAATGTCGTGCATATCAGCGATGTTGCAGAGCAATCCAGTGAGGATGCCATTCGCGGCAAACAGGTCAGTGAGCACTTGCTTGAACTGGCTTACGCCCTAAATAAACAGTTGTCGAAGTTTAAGTTGTAG
- a CDS encoding anhydro-N-acetylmuramic acid kinase: protein MSQAKFYIGLMSGTSADGIDLALVDFSHQSPRLVAKYYQAYQQDIREKIMALYVPGSNEIDRAFALDISLARLFADAVSAFLNREKLKPEEIIAIGNHGQTIRHRPGLKAPFTLQIGCSQILATLTGIRVIGQFRRKDMALGGQGAPLVPAFHRALFPDSGQDIFVVNIGGIANITYLPGNKDNTVLGFDTGPGNALLDSWYQQHRQGRYDDSGNWGASGQINKALLTALLDDDYFRQQAPKSTGREHFHAKWLSEKLTSFQLAPKDVQASLTALTAQSIAQEIKALSRDATIYLCGGGCQNSYLTDLLSTRLPGFTLEHSDTLNIDSDALEAMAFAWLAFAFDKKIPGNIPAVTGASKACVLGQVFEP, encoded by the coding sequence ATGAGTCAAGCCAAGTTCTATATCGGTCTGATGTCGGGTACCAGTGCCGACGGCATAGACTTGGCGTTAGTGGATTTTAGCCATCAGTCTCCCCGGCTGGTGGCTAAATATTACCAAGCCTACCAGCAAGATATCCGTGAAAAGATCATGGCCTTATATGTCCCGGGCAGCAATGAAATTGACCGGGCTTTTGCTTTAGACATCTCTTTAGCACGGTTATTTGCCGATGCCGTTTCTGCTTTTTTAAACCGGGAAAAACTCAAACCGGAAGAAATTATTGCCATCGGCAACCATGGCCAGACCATACGCCACCGCCCCGGACTCAAGGCCCCCTTCACCCTGCAAATAGGCTGCAGCCAAATTCTGGCGACTTTAACCGGTATCCGGGTGATCGGTCAATTCAGGCGTAAAGACATGGCGCTGGGGGGCCAGGGCGCCCCGTTAGTGCCCGCTTTTCACCGGGCGCTGTTTCCGGATAGCGGACAAGATATTTTTGTCGTTAATATCGGCGGCATCGCCAACATCACTTACCTGCCCGGCAATAAAGACAACACAGTGCTGGGCTTTGATACCGGCCCGGGCAATGCCCTGCTGGACAGCTGGTACCAGCAACATCGCCAGGGGCGTTATGATGACAGCGGTAACTGGGGGGCTAGTGGTCAGATCAATAAAGCATTACTGACGGCATTGCTCGACGATGACTATTTTCGCCAACAAGCCCCCAAAAGCACCGGCCGGGAACATTTCCATGCAAAATGGCTCAGCGAAAAGTTAACTTCATTCCAACTTGCCCCCAAAGATGTCCAGGCAAGCCTGACCGCACTCACGGCACAGTCTATTGCCCAAGAGATAAAGGCATTAAGCCGGGACGCCACCATATATCTGTGTGGCGGCGGCTGCCAAAACAGCTACTTAACCGACCTGCTGTCGACCCGGCTACCAGGCTTTACCCTGGAGCACAGCGATACCCTCAACATCGACAGCGATGCCCTTGAAGCCATGGCTTTTGCCTGGCTGGCGTTTGCTTTTGATAAAAAAATTCCCGGCAACATTCCGGCGGTAACCGGGGCCAGCAAGGCATGTGTGCTGGGCCAGGTCTTTGAACCTTAA